From a single Nicotiana tabacum cultivar K326 chromosome 8, ASM71507v2, whole genome shotgun sequence genomic region:
- the LOC107818751 gene encoding myosin-9-like isoform X2, producing the protein MGIPVNITVGSHVWIEDPSVAWIDGQVSEVNGQEIQVQTSDGRTVVANLSKTYPKDEDAPDGGVDDMTELSYLHEPGVLHNLATRYQLHEIYTYTGSILIAINPFQKLPHLYDGHMMKKYKGVPLGKLSPHVFAIADAAYRAMINEGKSNSILVSGESGAGKTETTKMLMRYLAYLGGHKGTQRRTVEQQVLESNPVLEAFGNAKTVRNNNSSRFGKFVEIQFDKNGRISGAAIRTYLLERSRVCQVSDPERNYHCFYLLCAAPQEEIKRYKLGDPKSFHYLNQSNCYELVGVSDAHDYLEIRRAMDIVGISEKEQEAIFRVVASVLHLGNIEFAKGNETDSSVLKDDKSRFHLQTTAELLMCDVTLLEDALLRRVMVTPEEVIKRSLDPEAAAVSRDGLAKTIYSRLFDWLVDKINNSIGQDPNSKSLIGVLDIYGFESFKSNSFEQFCINYTNEKLQQHFNQHMFKMEQEEYSKEEINWSYIEFVDNQDALDLIEKKPGGIIALLDEACMFPKSTHETFSQKLYQIFKANKRFIKPKLSRTEFTIAHYAGEVQYQSDQFLDKNKDYVVPEHQDLLSASKCPFVVGLFPPVAEESTKSSSKSSKFSSIGSRFKLQLQSLMETLNSTEPHYIRCVKPNSLLKPAIFENVNIMQQLRCGGVLEAIRISCAGYPTHKTFSEFLNRFGLLAPEVLEEHVDEKVACEKILEKTGLAGYQIGKTKVFLRAGQMAELDAHRAIKLTTAVKTIQKETRSHIAWKNYVSLQKAAICLQSLCRARFAFKLYVTMKREAASLRIQTKFRGHLARKSYTKLKCSVIALQTGIRVAAAREKFRYEKQTRAAIIIQTHERRHKVFSYYKKLIWASILAQCRWRGRVARRELRKLKMASRETGALKEAKVKLEKQVEELKLQLQLEKRLRMDLEEAKDQEIAKLQNSLRGMQSKQNETNTLPIKEHEAAQKAIEGDSSTVEKKTVPVEHAETVEALTAEVENLKVLFRKEKQRADDSERKCAEAQESSKEKCRKLEETERKVQQLQDSLNRMIYSISDQFSELKKILRPSSSQSSASGLTSRGYPDDATSASADATSADSDFTFQAPGSTPPHLSSPDPHAFQLIVQDLAAAEISGSGNWENDREGVFDDFF; encoded by the exons ATG GGCATTCCAGTAAATATTACTGTAGGTTCTCATGTGTGGATCGAGGATCCATCAGTTGCTTGGATTGATGGACAAGTATCAGAGGTTAATGGACAGGAAATTCAGGTTCAGACATCTGATGGGAGGACG GTTGTAGCAAATTTATCAAAAACTTACCCCAAGGATGAAGATGCTCCTGATGGAGGAGTTGATGACATGACTGAACTTTCATATTTGCATGAGCCTGGAGTCTTACATAATTTGGCAACAAGATATCAACTCCACGAAATCTAT ACTTATACTGGAAGTATTCTTATAGCAATTAATCCGTTTCAAAAACTGCCTCATTTATATGACGGCCACATGATGAAAAAATATAAAGGAGTACCACTTGGTAAACTAAGTCCTCATGTCTTTGCTATTGCTGATGCTGCTTACAG GGCAATGATCAATGAGGGTAAAAGCAATTCTATATTGGTTAGTGGAGAAAGTGGTGCTGGTAAGACTGAAACTACTAAAATGCTTATGCGCTATCTTGCCTATTTGGGCGGCCATAAAGGCACTCAAAGGCGGACTGTGGAACAGCAAGTACTGGAG TCAAATCCAGTACTTGAAGCATTTGGCAATGCCAAAACAGTTAGAAATAACAATTCAAG CCGTTTCGGTAAGTTTGTGGAGATTCAGTTTGACAAGAATGGAAGAATATCTGGTGCAGCTATTAGAACTTATCTGCTTGAAAGATCTCGAGTTTGCCAAGTTTCAGACCCTGAACGGAACTATCATTGTTTCTACCTTCTCTGTGCAGCACCGCAGGAG GAGATCAAAAGGTATAAGTTGGGGGATCCCAAATCATTTCACTATCTCAATCAATCAAATTGCTATGAACTGGTAGGCGTTAGCGATGCTCATGACTATCTTGAGATAAGGAGGGCAATGGATATCGTTGGAATTAGCGAGAAAGAGCAG GAGGCAATTTTTAGAGTTGTGGCTTCTGTTCTTCATCTTGGTAATATAGAATTTGCAAAGGGCAATGAAACTGACTCATCTGTTCTGAAAGATGACAAATCTAGGTTTCATCTTCAAACTACTGCAGAGCTTCTGAT GTGTGATGTTACTTTATTGGAGGATGCCCTACTGAGACGTGTAATGGTCACTCCTGAAGAAGTTATAAAGAGAAGTCTTGATCCTGAAGCTGCAGCAGTAAGCAGAGATGGGTTAGCTAAAACAATATATTCTCGCTTATTCGACTG GTTGGTGGACAAAATTAATAACTCGATTGGGCAAGATCCTAACTCCAAATCTCTAATTGGTGTTCTTGACATTTATGGTTTTGAAAGTTTCAAAAGTAATAG TTTTGAACAATTCTGCATTAATTATACAAATGAGAAGCTGCAGCAACATTTTAACCAG CACATGTTCAAGATGGAGCAGGAGGAATACTCTAAGGAAGAGATAAATTGGAGCTATATAGAATTTGTGGACAACCAGGATGCCCTAGATCTTATTGAAAAG AAACCTGGAGGTATCATTGCTCTTCTTGATGAAGCCTG TATGTTCCCCAAGTCAACTCACGAAACATTCTCACAAAAGCTTTATCAGATATTCAAGGCCAACAAACGCTTTATCAAACCAAAATTGTCCCGCACTGAGTTTACCATTGCTCATTATGCTGGAGAG GTTCAATATCAATCTGATCAATTTTTGGATAAGAACAAAGACTATGTTGTTCCTGAACATCAGGATTTGTTAAGTGCTTCTAAATGCCCATTTGTTGTGGGCCTTTTCCCTCCTGTTGCTGAGGAGTCAACTAAATCTTCATCCAAATCATCCAAGTTCTCATCCATTGGTTCTCGTTTCAAG TTACAACTCCAATCATTGATGGAAACCCTGAATTCTACAGAACCTCATTACATCAGATGTGTGAAGCCTAACAGTCTTTTGAAACCTGCAATATTTGAGAATGTTAACATTATGCAGCAGCTACGTTGTGGT GGTGTTCTAGAGGCAATTCGAATTAGTTGTGCTGGCTATCCTACGCATAAGACATTTTCTGAATTTCTGAATCGATTTGGTCTTCTTGCTCCAGAGGTCTTGGAAGAGCA CGTTGATGAAAAAGTTGCATGCGAAAAGATATTAGAAAAGACAGGGCTTGCTGGTTATCAG ATTGGAAAAACAAAGGTTTTTCTGAGAGCAGGGCAGATGGCCGAGCTAGATGCACACAGAGCTATAAAGCTAACCACTGCAGTTAAGACAATACAAAAGGAAACTAGATCTCATATTGCATGGAAAAATTATGTTTCCTTGCAGAAGGCTGCAATTTGCTTACAATCCTTGTGTCGAG CAAGGTTTGCTTTCAAATTGTATGTCACCATGAAAAGAGAGGCTGCTTCTCTCAGAATTCAGACAAAGTTCCGTGGACACTTGGCCAGAAAATCCTACACAAAACTTAAATGTTCAGTCATCGCTCTTCAGACTGGAATTCGAGTGGCAGCTGCAAGAGAGAAGTTCAGATATGAAAAACAAACCAGGGCAGCAATTATTATACAG ACCCATGAGCGTCGTCACAAAGTCTTTTCATACTATAAGAAACTCATATGGGCATCAATTCTAGCACAATGCAGATGGAGGGGAAGAGTTGCAAGGAGGGAGCTTCGGAAACTAAAGATG GCTTCAAGAGAAACAGGCGCACTGAAAGAGGCAAAGGTTAAGCTTGAAAAACAGGTTGAAGAACTTAAATTGCAGTTGCAGTTGGAGAAACGTCTAAGG ATGGACTTGGAAGAGGCAAAGGACCAGGAAATAGCAAAATTGCAGAATTCATTGCGGGGCATGCAAAGCAAACAGAATGAAACAAATACATTGCCCATCAAGGAACATGAGGCTGCTCAAAAAGCTATTGAAGGAGACTCTTCAACAGTTGAAAAGAAAACGGTCCCAGTTGAGCATGCAGAAACAGTTGAAGCTTTAACTGCAGAAGTGGAAAATTTAAAG GTGTTatttagaaaagaaaagcaaCGTGCTGATGATTCTGAAAGGAAATGTGCTGAAGCTCAGGAATCAAGTAAGGAGAAGTGCCGGAAGTTAGAAGAGACCGAAAGAAAAGTTCAACAACTCCAGGACTCGCTTAACAG GATGATTTACAGCATATCAGACCAATTCTCAGAGCTGAAAAAGATATTACGTCCCTCCTCCAGCCAGAGTTCAGCTTCAGGACTCACTTCTAGAGGTTACCCAGATGATGCTACATCTGCTTCAGCTGATGCTACGTCTGCTGACTCTGACTTCACATTTCAAGCTCCGGGTTCAACTCCACCACATTTATCTTCCCCCGATCCTCATGCTTTCCAGCTTATAGTTCAGGATCTTGCAGCAGCTGAAATCTCAG GTTCTGGAAACTGGGAAAATGACCGGGAGGGGGTATTCGATGACTTCTTCTGA
- the LOC107818751 gene encoding myosin-9-like isoform X3, which translates to MQGIPVNITVGSHVWIEDPSVAWIDGQVSEVNGQEIQVQTSDGRTVVANLSKTYPKDEDAPDGGVDDMTELSYLHEPGVLHNLATRYQLHEIYTYTGSILIAINPFQKLPHLYDGHMMKKYKGVPLGKLSPHVFAIADAAYRAMINEGKSNSILVSGESGAGKTETTKMLMRYLAYLGGHKGTQRRTVEQQVLESNPVLEAFGNAKTVRNNNSSRFGKFVEIQFDKNGRISGAAIRTYLLERSRVCQVSDPERNYHCFYLLCAAPQEEIKRYKLGDPKSFHYLNQSNCYELVGVSDAHDYLEIRRAMDIVGISEKEQEAIFRVVASVLHLGNIEFAKGNETDSSVLKDDKSRFHLQTTAELLMCDVTLLEDALLRRVMVTPEEVIKRSLDPEAAAVSRDGLAKTIYSRLFDWLVDKINNSIGQDPNSKSLIGVLDIYGFESFKSNSFEQFCINYTNEKLQQHFNQHMFKMEQEEYSKEEINWSYIEFVDNQDALDLIEKKPGGIIALLDEACMFPKSTHETFSQKLYQIFKANKRFIKPKLSRTEFTIAHYAGEVQYQSDQFLDKNKDYVVPEHQDLLSASKCPFVVGLFPPVAEESTKSSSKSSKFSSIGSRFKLQLQSLMETLNSTEPHYIRCVKPNSLLKPAIFENVNIMQQLRCGGVLEAIRISCAGYPTHKTFSEFLNRFGLLAPEVLEEHVDEKVACEKILEKTGLAGYQIGKTKVFLRAGQMAELDAHRAIKLTTAVKTIQKETRSHIAWKNYVSLQKAAICLQSLCRARFAFKLYVTMKREAASLRIQTKFRGHLARKSYTKLKCSVIALQTGIRVAAAREKFRYEKQTRAAIIIQTHERRHKVFSYYKKLIWASILAQCRWRGRVARRELRKLKMASRETGALKEAKVKLEKQVEELKLQLQLEKRLRMDLEEAKDQEIAKLQNSLRGMQSKQNETNTLPIKEHEAAQKAIEGDSSTVEKKTVPVEHAETVEALTAEVENLKVLFRKEKQRADDSERKCAEAQESSKEKCRKLEETERKVQQLQDSLNSVPQDDLQHIRPILRAEKDITSLLQPEFSFRTHF; encoded by the exons ATGCAGGGCATTCCAGTAAATATTACTGTAGGTTCTCATGTGTGGATCGAGGATCCATCAGTTGCTTGGATTGATGGACAAGTATCAGAGGTTAATGGACAGGAAATTCAGGTTCAGACATCTGATGGGAGGACG GTTGTAGCAAATTTATCAAAAACTTACCCCAAGGATGAAGATGCTCCTGATGGAGGAGTTGATGACATGACTGAACTTTCATATTTGCATGAGCCTGGAGTCTTACATAATTTGGCAACAAGATATCAACTCCACGAAATCTAT ACTTATACTGGAAGTATTCTTATAGCAATTAATCCGTTTCAAAAACTGCCTCATTTATATGACGGCCACATGATGAAAAAATATAAAGGAGTACCACTTGGTAAACTAAGTCCTCATGTCTTTGCTATTGCTGATGCTGCTTACAG GGCAATGATCAATGAGGGTAAAAGCAATTCTATATTGGTTAGTGGAGAAAGTGGTGCTGGTAAGACTGAAACTACTAAAATGCTTATGCGCTATCTTGCCTATTTGGGCGGCCATAAAGGCACTCAAAGGCGGACTGTGGAACAGCAAGTACTGGAG TCAAATCCAGTACTTGAAGCATTTGGCAATGCCAAAACAGTTAGAAATAACAATTCAAG CCGTTTCGGTAAGTTTGTGGAGATTCAGTTTGACAAGAATGGAAGAATATCTGGTGCAGCTATTAGAACTTATCTGCTTGAAAGATCTCGAGTTTGCCAAGTTTCAGACCCTGAACGGAACTATCATTGTTTCTACCTTCTCTGTGCAGCACCGCAGGAG GAGATCAAAAGGTATAAGTTGGGGGATCCCAAATCATTTCACTATCTCAATCAATCAAATTGCTATGAACTGGTAGGCGTTAGCGATGCTCATGACTATCTTGAGATAAGGAGGGCAATGGATATCGTTGGAATTAGCGAGAAAGAGCAG GAGGCAATTTTTAGAGTTGTGGCTTCTGTTCTTCATCTTGGTAATATAGAATTTGCAAAGGGCAATGAAACTGACTCATCTGTTCTGAAAGATGACAAATCTAGGTTTCATCTTCAAACTACTGCAGAGCTTCTGAT GTGTGATGTTACTTTATTGGAGGATGCCCTACTGAGACGTGTAATGGTCACTCCTGAAGAAGTTATAAAGAGAAGTCTTGATCCTGAAGCTGCAGCAGTAAGCAGAGATGGGTTAGCTAAAACAATATATTCTCGCTTATTCGACTG GTTGGTGGACAAAATTAATAACTCGATTGGGCAAGATCCTAACTCCAAATCTCTAATTGGTGTTCTTGACATTTATGGTTTTGAAAGTTTCAAAAGTAATAG TTTTGAACAATTCTGCATTAATTATACAAATGAGAAGCTGCAGCAACATTTTAACCAG CACATGTTCAAGATGGAGCAGGAGGAATACTCTAAGGAAGAGATAAATTGGAGCTATATAGAATTTGTGGACAACCAGGATGCCCTAGATCTTATTGAAAAG AAACCTGGAGGTATCATTGCTCTTCTTGATGAAGCCTG TATGTTCCCCAAGTCAACTCACGAAACATTCTCACAAAAGCTTTATCAGATATTCAAGGCCAACAAACGCTTTATCAAACCAAAATTGTCCCGCACTGAGTTTACCATTGCTCATTATGCTGGAGAG GTTCAATATCAATCTGATCAATTTTTGGATAAGAACAAAGACTATGTTGTTCCTGAACATCAGGATTTGTTAAGTGCTTCTAAATGCCCATTTGTTGTGGGCCTTTTCCCTCCTGTTGCTGAGGAGTCAACTAAATCTTCATCCAAATCATCCAAGTTCTCATCCATTGGTTCTCGTTTCAAG TTACAACTCCAATCATTGATGGAAACCCTGAATTCTACAGAACCTCATTACATCAGATGTGTGAAGCCTAACAGTCTTTTGAAACCTGCAATATTTGAGAATGTTAACATTATGCAGCAGCTACGTTGTGGT GGTGTTCTAGAGGCAATTCGAATTAGTTGTGCTGGCTATCCTACGCATAAGACATTTTCTGAATTTCTGAATCGATTTGGTCTTCTTGCTCCAGAGGTCTTGGAAGAGCA CGTTGATGAAAAAGTTGCATGCGAAAAGATATTAGAAAAGACAGGGCTTGCTGGTTATCAG ATTGGAAAAACAAAGGTTTTTCTGAGAGCAGGGCAGATGGCCGAGCTAGATGCACACAGAGCTATAAAGCTAACCACTGCAGTTAAGACAATACAAAAGGAAACTAGATCTCATATTGCATGGAAAAATTATGTTTCCTTGCAGAAGGCTGCAATTTGCTTACAATCCTTGTGTCGAG CAAGGTTTGCTTTCAAATTGTATGTCACCATGAAAAGAGAGGCTGCTTCTCTCAGAATTCAGACAAAGTTCCGTGGACACTTGGCCAGAAAATCCTACACAAAACTTAAATGTTCAGTCATCGCTCTTCAGACTGGAATTCGAGTGGCAGCTGCAAGAGAGAAGTTCAGATATGAAAAACAAACCAGGGCAGCAATTATTATACAG ACCCATGAGCGTCGTCACAAAGTCTTTTCATACTATAAGAAACTCATATGGGCATCAATTCTAGCACAATGCAGATGGAGGGGAAGAGTTGCAAGGAGGGAGCTTCGGAAACTAAAGATG GCTTCAAGAGAAACAGGCGCACTGAAAGAGGCAAAGGTTAAGCTTGAAAAACAGGTTGAAGAACTTAAATTGCAGTTGCAGTTGGAGAAACGTCTAAGG ATGGACTTGGAAGAGGCAAAGGACCAGGAAATAGCAAAATTGCAGAATTCATTGCGGGGCATGCAAAGCAAACAGAATGAAACAAATACATTGCCCATCAAGGAACATGAGGCTGCTCAAAAAGCTATTGAAGGAGACTCTTCAACAGTTGAAAAGAAAACGGTCCCAGTTGAGCATGCAGAAACAGTTGAAGCTTTAACTGCAGAAGTGGAAAATTTAAAG GTGTTatttagaaaagaaaagcaaCGTGCTGATGATTCTGAAAGGAAATGTGCTGAAGCTCAGGAATCAAGTAAGGAGAAGTGCCGGAAGTTAGAAGAGACCGAAAGAAAAGTTCAACAACTCCAGGACTCGCTTAACAG TGTGCCTCAGGATGATTTACAGCATATCAGACCAATTCTCAGAGCTGAAAAAGATATTACGTCCCTCCTCCAGCCAGAGTTCAGCTTCAGGACTCACTTCTAG
- the LOC107818751 gene encoding myosin-9-like isoform X1, translating to MQGIPVNITVGSHVWIEDPSVAWIDGQVSEVNGQEIQVQTSDGRTVVANLSKTYPKDEDAPDGGVDDMTELSYLHEPGVLHNLATRYQLHEIYTYTGSILIAINPFQKLPHLYDGHMMKKYKGVPLGKLSPHVFAIADAAYRAMINEGKSNSILVSGESGAGKTETTKMLMRYLAYLGGHKGTQRRTVEQQVLESNPVLEAFGNAKTVRNNNSSRFGKFVEIQFDKNGRISGAAIRTYLLERSRVCQVSDPERNYHCFYLLCAAPQEEIKRYKLGDPKSFHYLNQSNCYELVGVSDAHDYLEIRRAMDIVGISEKEQEAIFRVVASVLHLGNIEFAKGNETDSSVLKDDKSRFHLQTTAELLMCDVTLLEDALLRRVMVTPEEVIKRSLDPEAAAVSRDGLAKTIYSRLFDWLVDKINNSIGQDPNSKSLIGVLDIYGFESFKSNSFEQFCINYTNEKLQQHFNQHMFKMEQEEYSKEEINWSYIEFVDNQDALDLIEKKPGGIIALLDEACMFPKSTHETFSQKLYQIFKANKRFIKPKLSRTEFTIAHYAGEVQYQSDQFLDKNKDYVVPEHQDLLSASKCPFVVGLFPPVAEESTKSSSKSSKFSSIGSRFKLQLQSLMETLNSTEPHYIRCVKPNSLLKPAIFENVNIMQQLRCGGVLEAIRISCAGYPTHKTFSEFLNRFGLLAPEVLEEHVDEKVACEKILEKTGLAGYQIGKTKVFLRAGQMAELDAHRAIKLTTAVKTIQKETRSHIAWKNYVSLQKAAICLQSLCRARFAFKLYVTMKREAASLRIQTKFRGHLARKSYTKLKCSVIALQTGIRVAAAREKFRYEKQTRAAIIIQTHERRHKVFSYYKKLIWASILAQCRWRGRVARRELRKLKMASRETGALKEAKVKLEKQVEELKLQLQLEKRLRMDLEEAKDQEIAKLQNSLRGMQSKQNETNTLPIKEHEAAQKAIEGDSSTVEKKTVPVEHAETVEALTAEVENLKVLFRKEKQRADDSERKCAEAQESSKEKCRKLEETERKVQQLQDSLNRMIYSISDQFSELKKILRPSSSQSSASGLTSRGYPDDATSASADATSADSDFTFQAPGSTPPHLSSPDPHAFQLIVQDLAAAEISGSGNWENDREGVFDDFF from the exons ATGCAGGGCATTCCAGTAAATATTACTGTAGGTTCTCATGTGTGGATCGAGGATCCATCAGTTGCTTGGATTGATGGACAAGTATCAGAGGTTAATGGACAGGAAATTCAGGTTCAGACATCTGATGGGAGGACG GTTGTAGCAAATTTATCAAAAACTTACCCCAAGGATGAAGATGCTCCTGATGGAGGAGTTGATGACATGACTGAACTTTCATATTTGCATGAGCCTGGAGTCTTACATAATTTGGCAACAAGATATCAACTCCACGAAATCTAT ACTTATACTGGAAGTATTCTTATAGCAATTAATCCGTTTCAAAAACTGCCTCATTTATATGACGGCCACATGATGAAAAAATATAAAGGAGTACCACTTGGTAAACTAAGTCCTCATGTCTTTGCTATTGCTGATGCTGCTTACAG GGCAATGATCAATGAGGGTAAAAGCAATTCTATATTGGTTAGTGGAGAAAGTGGTGCTGGTAAGACTGAAACTACTAAAATGCTTATGCGCTATCTTGCCTATTTGGGCGGCCATAAAGGCACTCAAAGGCGGACTGTGGAACAGCAAGTACTGGAG TCAAATCCAGTACTTGAAGCATTTGGCAATGCCAAAACAGTTAGAAATAACAATTCAAG CCGTTTCGGTAAGTTTGTGGAGATTCAGTTTGACAAGAATGGAAGAATATCTGGTGCAGCTATTAGAACTTATCTGCTTGAAAGATCTCGAGTTTGCCAAGTTTCAGACCCTGAACGGAACTATCATTGTTTCTACCTTCTCTGTGCAGCACCGCAGGAG GAGATCAAAAGGTATAAGTTGGGGGATCCCAAATCATTTCACTATCTCAATCAATCAAATTGCTATGAACTGGTAGGCGTTAGCGATGCTCATGACTATCTTGAGATAAGGAGGGCAATGGATATCGTTGGAATTAGCGAGAAAGAGCAG GAGGCAATTTTTAGAGTTGTGGCTTCTGTTCTTCATCTTGGTAATATAGAATTTGCAAAGGGCAATGAAACTGACTCATCTGTTCTGAAAGATGACAAATCTAGGTTTCATCTTCAAACTACTGCAGAGCTTCTGAT GTGTGATGTTACTTTATTGGAGGATGCCCTACTGAGACGTGTAATGGTCACTCCTGAAGAAGTTATAAAGAGAAGTCTTGATCCTGAAGCTGCAGCAGTAAGCAGAGATGGGTTAGCTAAAACAATATATTCTCGCTTATTCGACTG GTTGGTGGACAAAATTAATAACTCGATTGGGCAAGATCCTAACTCCAAATCTCTAATTGGTGTTCTTGACATTTATGGTTTTGAAAGTTTCAAAAGTAATAG TTTTGAACAATTCTGCATTAATTATACAAATGAGAAGCTGCAGCAACATTTTAACCAG CACATGTTCAAGATGGAGCAGGAGGAATACTCTAAGGAAGAGATAAATTGGAGCTATATAGAATTTGTGGACAACCAGGATGCCCTAGATCTTATTGAAAAG AAACCTGGAGGTATCATTGCTCTTCTTGATGAAGCCTG TATGTTCCCCAAGTCAACTCACGAAACATTCTCACAAAAGCTTTATCAGATATTCAAGGCCAACAAACGCTTTATCAAACCAAAATTGTCCCGCACTGAGTTTACCATTGCTCATTATGCTGGAGAG GTTCAATATCAATCTGATCAATTTTTGGATAAGAACAAAGACTATGTTGTTCCTGAACATCAGGATTTGTTAAGTGCTTCTAAATGCCCATTTGTTGTGGGCCTTTTCCCTCCTGTTGCTGAGGAGTCAACTAAATCTTCATCCAAATCATCCAAGTTCTCATCCATTGGTTCTCGTTTCAAG TTACAACTCCAATCATTGATGGAAACCCTGAATTCTACAGAACCTCATTACATCAGATGTGTGAAGCCTAACAGTCTTTTGAAACCTGCAATATTTGAGAATGTTAACATTATGCAGCAGCTACGTTGTGGT GGTGTTCTAGAGGCAATTCGAATTAGTTGTGCTGGCTATCCTACGCATAAGACATTTTCTGAATTTCTGAATCGATTTGGTCTTCTTGCTCCAGAGGTCTTGGAAGAGCA CGTTGATGAAAAAGTTGCATGCGAAAAGATATTAGAAAAGACAGGGCTTGCTGGTTATCAG ATTGGAAAAACAAAGGTTTTTCTGAGAGCAGGGCAGATGGCCGAGCTAGATGCACACAGAGCTATAAAGCTAACCACTGCAGTTAAGACAATACAAAAGGAAACTAGATCTCATATTGCATGGAAAAATTATGTTTCCTTGCAGAAGGCTGCAATTTGCTTACAATCCTTGTGTCGAG CAAGGTTTGCTTTCAAATTGTATGTCACCATGAAAAGAGAGGCTGCTTCTCTCAGAATTCAGACAAAGTTCCGTGGACACTTGGCCAGAAAATCCTACACAAAACTTAAATGTTCAGTCATCGCTCTTCAGACTGGAATTCGAGTGGCAGCTGCAAGAGAGAAGTTCAGATATGAAAAACAAACCAGGGCAGCAATTATTATACAG ACCCATGAGCGTCGTCACAAAGTCTTTTCATACTATAAGAAACTCATATGGGCATCAATTCTAGCACAATGCAGATGGAGGGGAAGAGTTGCAAGGAGGGAGCTTCGGAAACTAAAGATG GCTTCAAGAGAAACAGGCGCACTGAAAGAGGCAAAGGTTAAGCTTGAAAAACAGGTTGAAGAACTTAAATTGCAGTTGCAGTTGGAGAAACGTCTAAGG ATGGACTTGGAAGAGGCAAAGGACCAGGAAATAGCAAAATTGCAGAATTCATTGCGGGGCATGCAAAGCAAACAGAATGAAACAAATACATTGCCCATCAAGGAACATGAGGCTGCTCAAAAAGCTATTGAAGGAGACTCTTCAACAGTTGAAAAGAAAACGGTCCCAGTTGAGCATGCAGAAACAGTTGAAGCTTTAACTGCAGAAGTGGAAAATTTAAAG GTGTTatttagaaaagaaaagcaaCGTGCTGATGATTCTGAAAGGAAATGTGCTGAAGCTCAGGAATCAAGTAAGGAGAAGTGCCGGAAGTTAGAAGAGACCGAAAGAAAAGTTCAACAACTCCAGGACTCGCTTAACAG GATGATTTACAGCATATCAGACCAATTCTCAGAGCTGAAAAAGATATTACGTCCCTCCTCCAGCCAGAGTTCAGCTTCAGGACTCACTTCTAGAGGTTACCCAGATGATGCTACATCTGCTTCAGCTGATGCTACGTCTGCTGACTCTGACTTCACATTTCAAGCTCCGGGTTCAACTCCACCACATTTATCTTCCCCCGATCCTCATGCTTTCCAGCTTATAGTTCAGGATCTTGCAGCAGCTGAAATCTCAG GTTCTGGAAACTGGGAAAATGACCGGGAGGGGGTATTCGATGACTTCTTCTGA